In a genomic window of Dyadobacter fermentans DSM 18053:
- a CDS encoding baeRF7 domain-containing protein, with amino-acid sequence MAKDRSGGFHPTKGKPSGGRPEGLGVSTAPPEEIEEFLDRTDQYVQDDETLDPTVPVRHPNRRTGGGNGSSRKPNLRGSDTTIEMATAPDVETEPEQLPDLPDKELFAELAGFQSDCCVTIYLPTHQAGVEVNEKHDAILLKNTLKDVAAQLAGQGIETARIEQLLTPAYGLLQQDRFWGRMEKGLAIFIADGYFKYLKMRVAPQHEAVCQKRFYMTPLIPALACKTYFYLLVINKQKCKLFRADASGMEPIEIPELPDEMLDVKRLSDKDASTFRAGVSSGAGGANFHGMGGGNPDHKDTIAVYFEAVDDIIYKEVLHAENVPLLLAGVEYLIPIYRSVSDYHNICPESLTGSHEHDELHHLYAQAREIMQPYFDHGLDKALTIYANQSASPLSSSVIDDIIPAAYYGRISHLFIQKGTHIHGQFDEMNAKLDMQESGQESAEDLADMAVIKTLTQGGDVYLLPEERMPVPSPMAAVFRY; translated from the coding sequence ATGGCAAAAGACCGATCAGGAGGATTTCATCCCACTAAAGGAAAACCATCCGGCGGCCGCCCGGAAGGACTGGGCGTTTCCACCGCCCCGCCGGAGGAAATCGAGGAGTTCCTCGACCGGACCGACCAATATGTTCAGGATGACGAAACATTAGATCCCACAGTCCCTGTGCGCCACCCCAACAGGCGTACCGGCGGCGGTAACGGCAGTTCCCGCAAGCCTAATCTGCGCGGATCGGACACCACCATCGAAATGGCCACCGCGCCGGATGTGGAAACCGAGCCGGAGCAGCTGCCCGACCTTCCGGACAAGGAATTATTCGCCGAACTCGCCGGATTCCAGTCGGATTGTTGCGTCACCATTTACCTGCCCACGCACCAGGCGGGCGTGGAAGTGAATGAAAAACACGACGCCATTTTGCTAAAAAATACATTAAAGGACGTGGCCGCACAGCTGGCGGGCCAGGGCATCGAAACCGCCCGCATTGAGCAACTCCTCACGCCGGCGTATGGCTTATTGCAGCAAGATCGGTTTTGGGGCAGAATGGAGAAGGGGCTGGCCATTTTTATTGCCGACGGCTATTTCAAATACCTCAAAATGCGCGTAGCACCGCAGCACGAGGCCGTTTGTCAGAAGCGCTTTTACATGACGCCGCTCATTCCGGCGCTCGCCTGCAAAACATATTTCTACCTGCTGGTGATCAACAAGCAGAAATGCAAACTGTTCCGCGCCGACGCTTCCGGCATGGAACCGATTGAAATTCCGGAACTTCCGGATGAAATGCTGGACGTTAAAAGATTGTCGGATAAGGACGCCAGTACTTTCCGCGCGGGCGTGAGCTCGGGCGCGGGCGGGGCCAATTTCCATGGCATGGGCGGCGGCAATCCCGATCATAAGGATACCATCGCCGTCTATTTCGAGGCAGTCGACGATATCATTTACAAAGAAGTGCTGCATGCGGAAAATGTGCCGCTCTTGCTCGCAGGCGTCGAATACCTGATCCCGATTTACCGCTCCGTGAGCGATTACCACAACATCTGCCCCGAATCGCTCACCGGCAGCCACGAGCACGACGAGCTGCACCATCTCTATGCCCAGGCGCGGGAGATCATGCAGCCGTATTTCGACCACGGCCTGGACAAGGCGCTGACGATCTACGCCAACCAGTCGGCCTCGCCGCTGAGCTCATCGGTGATTGACGACATCATTCCTGCTGCTTACTATGGCCGGATTTCGCATCTGTTTATACAAAAAGGAACACATATCCACGGTCAGTTCGACGAAATGAATGCAAAACTCGACATGCAGGAAAGCGGTCAGGAGTCGGCCGAGGACCTCGCGGATATGGCGGTGATCAAAACGCTTACCCAAGGCGGGGATGTGTACCTGCTTCCTGAGGAACGAATGCCGGTGCCTTCGCCAATGGCGGCGGTATTCCGATACTGA